One window of the Shewanella maritima genome contains the following:
- a CDS encoding DUF3634 family protein: MLDTIIKITFLAAAAFLAYKLIFAGKKGLTLFEMHYKDGRLDKHKGKIPEKFLRESRVIAKKHKLTCTIRAERLGDVRLNISANVGDNIAQQLRNVFPFEYFDRKQVDNSKLKG, translated from the coding sequence ATGTTAGACACAATTATAAAAATCACCTTCTTAGCGGCCGCTGCCTTTCTTGCTTACAAACTGATTTTCGCAGGCAAAAAAGGGCTGACATTATTTGAAATGCACTATAAAGATGGACGCTTAGATAAACACAAGGGCAAAATTCCAGAAAAGTTTCTTCGCGAAAGCCGCGTCATCGCTAAAAAACACAAGCTCACGTGTACTATTCGCGCTGAGCGCTTAGGTGATGTAAGGCTGAATATTTCAGCTAATGTGGGTGACAATATTGCTCAGCAGCTACGCAACGTATTTCCTTTTGAATATTTTGATCGTAAACAAGTCGATAATTCTAAACTTAAGGGCTAA
- a CDS encoding DUF3833 domain-containing protein — translation MMNRVKAFVFVLFTLLLASCASPSIDDYVDTNPKLDLKKFFEGELYAAGVVEDYSGKVVRKFTVSMEGSWQGNEGLLKEWFIYDDGEKQTRFWYLTDLGDGKYKGRADDILGEALGQAKGSALRWRYDMMLPVDGDTYQVHFDDWMYLVDDNTIINKSDIIKFGITVAKVTLVISKVNGR, via the coding sequence ATGATGAATAGAGTTAAGGCGTTTGTTTTTGTCTTGTTTACCTTGCTATTGGCATCCTGCGCATCGCCTAGCATTGATGATTATGTCGATACGAATCCCAAACTTGATTTAAAAAAGTTTTTTGAAGGCGAGTTATACGCCGCAGGTGTAGTTGAGGATTATTCAGGCAAAGTTGTGCGAAAGTTCACCGTGTCGATGGAAGGATCATGGCAAGGGAATGAAGGGCTGCTAAAAGAGTGGTTTATCTATGATGATGGTGAAAAACAGACGCGCTTTTGGTATTTGACAGATCTTGGTGATGGTAAATACAAGGGCAGAGCGGATGACATACTAGGTGAAGCACTGGGTCAAGCTAAGGGCAGTGCACTGCGCTGGCGTTACGATATGATGCTGCCCGTTGATGGCGATACCTATCAGGTTCATTTTGACGATTGGATGTACCTTGTAGACGACAACACCATTATTAACAAAAGCGATATTATTAAGTTTGGTATCACCGTCGCTAAGGTGACTCTAGTTATTTCAAAGGTTAACGGGCGCTAG
- a CDS encoding chalcone isomerase family protein, with protein sequence MTNLLPNKSNLLPTKSNLSTPALAGLLMISSLVSSGLVAKNLAAQPLPNNVSFEEFKLVGEGEMSFMWFDVYRAKLLTEDGRYFSKQQPLILDIEYYRDIEADDLIEATVDQWQHLGMAQSLIDEFAPSLKHAWPDVKQGDRLTFKVNTNGEGAFWYNDEHVHTVSTPYFSQAFVSIWLSENTSEPGLRQALLGDSFDLPLESIDSEASVDSSITYAQELPSDTLNADSATASNTPLNSLSNAQPNSHPQKVSQLNPVGANDE encoded by the coding sequence ATGACCAATCTATTACCCAATAAATCGAACCTATTACCCACTAAATCAAATCTGTCTACACCAGCGCTAGCTGGATTGTTAATGATATCGAGTCTAGTGAGTAGTGGGCTTGTAGCAAAAAATTTGGCTGCTCAGCCTCTACCCAATAATGTTAGCTTTGAAGAGTTCAAGTTAGTGGGCGAAGGAGAAATGTCATTTATGTGGTTTGATGTTTACCGAGCCAAGTTACTCACTGAAGATGGTAGATATTTTAGTAAGCAGCAGCCGCTGATTTTGGACATTGAGTATTATCGCGATATTGAAGCTGACGACTTAATTGAGGCAACGGTTGACCAATGGCAACACCTCGGTATGGCGCAGTCTTTGATTGATGAGTTTGCTCCCTCACTAAAGCATGCTTGGCCGGATGTTAAACAAGGTGACAGGCTGACATTTAAAGTTAACACCAATGGCGAAGGTGCATTTTGGTACAATGATGAGCATGTCCACACAGTCTCAACTCCCTATTTTAGTCAGGCGTTTGTATCGATTTGGTTATCTGAAAACACCAGTGAACCCGGTCTTAGGCAAGCATTGTTAGGCGACAGTTTTGACTTGCCTCTTGAGTCTATTGATTCTGAAGCAAGTGTAGATTCGTCGATAACTTATGCTCAAGAACTACCGAGCGATACTCTAAACGCTGACTCCGCGACAGCGTCAAATACGCCACTAAACTCTTTATCAAATGCCCAACCAAACTCCCATCCTCAAAAAGTCTCACAGCTAAATCCCGTAGGAGCAAATGATGAATAG
- a CDS encoding DUF2878 domain-containing protein, giving the protein MTSLYMMIFNLVSFQAIWWLGVLWGNVYLWLSSLLLLGHFVLSKHKMRDLRVMWFVSLIGISVDAALIFSGFFIFSSTPVWLMVLWGIFAISLQYSLGFLSRLSVYLQAIFGGVFGTISYLAGYKFGAVELGYSMTNSVIALILIWSILLPVLIAIANMSAVNRGQDDQSITQ; this is encoded by the coding sequence ATGACCTCGTTGTATATGATGATTTTTAACCTGGTTAGCTTTCAGGCTATTTGGTGGCTTGGTGTGCTTTGGGGCAATGTTTACCTGTGGTTATCTAGCCTGCTGTTGCTCGGACATTTCGTTTTATCAAAACACAAAATGCGTGATTTGCGCGTCATGTGGTTTGTTTCACTAATTGGTATCAGTGTTGATGCTGCGCTCATCTTTTCTGGCTTTTTTATCTTTTCTTCAACCCCTGTGTGGCTGATGGTGCTTTGGGGAATTTTTGCGATAAGCCTACAATATAGTTTGGGCTTCTTGTCTCGCCTCTCTGTTTACCTTCAAGCGATTTTCGGTGGCGTGTTCGGCACCATTAGTTATTTAGCTGGCTACAAGTTTGGCGCGGTTGAGCTTGGTTACTCGATGACCAACAGTGTCATAGCTTTAATTTTGATCTGGTCTATCTTACTGCCCGTATTGATTGCTATTGCCAACATGAGTGCAGTTAATCGAGGCCAAGATGACCAATCTATTACCCAATAA
- a CDS encoding SAM-dependent methyltransferase: MENTANGSVLTQATLSQNVAKKLILKALSGLQHGFLTIHDTAEQGNGGSQSFGDPKSDIHASIQVTHPSFYRQVLTGGSIGAGEAYIQGHWTSPDLTKVVQVFAKNLALLDSIEGKFSWFSRVVNRFKHMFNRNSKAGSKRNILAHYDLGNDMYQQFLDPEMLYSSAIYPFIDSSLAQAQIHKLDTICKRLDLKPGQTLLEIGTGWGALAIYAAQHYGVEVTTTTISDAQYDYAKARIEKLGLQDKVTLLKQDYRLLEGKFDRLVSIEMIEAVGHEYLSGFFDKLNSLLKSDGRMLIQAITIADQRYDSYRSGVDFIQTYIFPGGCLPSVSEMTKHLANKTDMVACSIDDIGYDYARTLADWHHNFDAAYDKVKQLGYGDDFVRMWKFYFSYCEGGFLERTTSAVHLVANKPDYRISIS; the protein is encoded by the coding sequence ATGGAAAATACAGCTAACGGATCTGTACTTACTCAGGCGACGCTTTCTCAAAACGTGGCGAAAAAGCTCATATTAAAAGCGCTATCTGGATTGCAACACGGGTTTCTCACCATTCATGACACCGCAGAGCAGGGAAACGGTGGCTCGCAGAGCTTTGGTGATCCTAAATCAGATATTCATGCCAGTATTCAGGTTACCCACCCAAGTTTTTATCGTCAGGTGTTAACTGGTGGGTCAATTGGTGCCGGTGAAGCTTACATCCAAGGCCATTGGACTAGCCCTGATTTAACCAAAGTCGTGCAGGTGTTTGCCAAAAACCTAGCTCTGCTTGATAGCATCGAAGGCAAGTTCTCCTGGTTTAGTCGAGTGGTCAATCGCTTCAAGCACATGTTTAATCGTAACTCTAAGGCGGGTTCAAAACGCAATATCCTTGCGCACTACGATTTAGGTAACGACATGTACCAGCAGTTTCTTGACCCAGAAATGTTGTACTCAAGCGCAATTTATCCGTTTATCGACTCAAGCCTGGCGCAGGCTCAAATCCATAAGTTAGATACCATTTGTAAGCGTCTTGATTTAAAGCCAGGCCAGACCTTACTTGAGATTGGTACCGGTTGGGGCGCGTTAGCCATTTATGCTGCTCAGCACTATGGCGTTGAGGTAACCACAACTACGATATCCGATGCACAGTATGACTACGCGAAAGCACGTATTGAAAAGCTGGGTTTGCAGGATAAAGTTACCCTACTAAAACAAGACTACCGTTTACTCGAGGGTAAATTTGACCGCCTAGTGTCCATCGAAATGATCGAGGCTGTGGGGCATGAGTACCTAAGTGGCTTCTTTGACAAGCTTAACTCGCTGCTTAAATCAGACGGACGCATGCTTATTCAGGCCATTACCATTGCCGACCAAAGATACGATAGCTATCGCAGCGGAGTTGACTTTATCCAGACCTATATCTTCCCCGGAGGTTGCCTGCCATCAGTGAGTGAGATGACCAAACACCTCGCGAATAAGACTGACATGGTGGCGTGTTCGATTGATGATATTGGCTATGATTATGCGCGTACATTGGCTGACTGGCATCATAATTTCGACGCCGCGTACGACAAGGTAAAACAACTGGGTTATGGCGATGATTTCGTTCGTATGTGGAAGTTTTATTTTAGTTACTGCGAAGGTGGCTTTTTAGAGCGTACAACCAGTGCAGTGCATCTGGTGGCTAACAAGCCAGATTATCGCATTAGCATTAGTTAG
- a CDS encoding DUF1365 domain-containing protein, which produces MDKKTDSAHCEFNGGIYRGSVMHRRFAPSVHQFNYPFAMLVIDLDELNNLSELSASFSSSGFAPIRFNCNDYLNQLDKQFDEELAIVKSEDSASALKSRVISVVKRLAEQHSTQLSRFSQEPQASQGVQAPQTEAFDPDCIDKVLFAGQVRHFGFYFSPVNFYFCYQDGQARVMLAEVSNTPWNERHCYLVDLSTTQMTDKDFLVSPFMGLDMQYRWRVLPPENKFSISISNLDSGRQRLFEANMALKQQPFSKANLRSFAWRFPLMTFGIVARIYWQAFKIWRKKIPFLGKSALVSKNAEV; this is translated from the coding sequence ATGGATAAGAAAACTGACAGTGCGCATTGCGAATTTAACGGCGGCATTTATCGAGGCAGTGTCATGCACAGACGCTTTGCGCCTAGTGTGCATCAGTTTAATTATCCTTTTGCCATGTTAGTAATTGACCTTGATGAGTTAAATAACCTCTCTGAGCTTAGTGCCAGCTTTTCATCATCTGGTTTTGCTCCAATACGTTTTAATTGCAATGACTACCTTAATCAGCTTGATAAGCAGTTTGACGAAGAGCTAGCGATAGTTAAATCGGAAGATAGTGCCAGTGCGCTTAAGTCGCGGGTCATATCAGTGGTTAAGCGTTTAGCTGAGCAGCATAGCACTCAGCTATCCCGCTTTTCACAAGAGCCACAAGCGTCGCAGGGCGTTCAAGCTCCTCAAACTGAGGCTTTTGACCCAGATTGTATTGATAAGGTGTTGTTTGCCGGACAGGTGCGCCACTTTGGATTTTACTTCAGTCCGGTTAATTTTTACTTTTGCTATCAAGATGGGCAAGCGCGAGTGATGTTGGCTGAAGTGAGTAACACGCCTTGGAATGAAAGACATTGTTATTTAGTGGACTTATCGACAACCCAAATGACAGACAAAGACTTTTTAGTCTCGCCATTCATGGGGCTCGATATGCAATATCGCTGGCGAGTATTGCCACCAGAAAATAAGTTTTCTATCAGTATCAGCAACCTAGATAGTGGTCGTCAGCGTTTGTTTGAAGCCAATATGGCACTCAAACAGCAACCTTTTTCTAAAGCGAATTTACGAAGTTTTGCCTGGCGCTTTCCTTTGATGACATTTGGCATAGTTGCGCGTATTTACTGGCAAGCATTCAAGATCTGGCGCAAGAAGATCCCATTTCTTGGCAAGAGTGCGCTGGTCTCGAAGAATGCCGAGGTCTAA
- a CDS encoding NAD(P)/FAD-dependent oxidoreductase codes for MKKIAVVGSGIAGLTSAYLLSKQYDVTVFEANDYIGGHTATVDVEVDGKSYAIDTGFIVFNDRTYPRFQKLMAQIGVSSLPTEMSFSVHNALTGLEYNGHSLWSMFAQKRNLLNPRFYRFLQEILRFNRICKELYEQDNFPYASLGQFLDEQGFSEYFSQHYILPMGAAIWSASIDDMRVFSLQFFIRFFHHHGLLNVSDRPQWYVLEGGSRSYIPGLTAPYADKIHLNTPIKQVKRSDDGVELTLNNGEVKLFDDVVLACHSDQALAMLSDASDDEKRLLSDLAYQNNEVVLHTDTGLLPKRKAAWASWNYRLDGASQAELLSRPASVTYNMNILQRLPKGSPTFCVTLNQTQLIDESKILRKFNYAHPVFNQAASDAQAQRGLINGKNNTYFAGAYWYNGFHEDGVRSAVDVCNMLGVEL; via the coding sequence ATGAAAAAAATAGCCGTAGTAGGAAGTGGTATTGCAGGTTTAACTTCAGCCTATTTATTGAGTAAACAGTATGATGTGACTGTGTTTGAAGCCAATGACTATATTGGCGGGCACACGGCAACCGTCGATGTCGAAGTCGATGGCAAAAGTTATGCAATTGATACTGGCTTTATCGTATTTAACGATCGCACTTACCCTCGATTTCAAAAACTCATGGCGCAGATTGGCGTGAGCTCGTTGCCAACTGAAATGAGTTTTAGCGTGCACAATGCGCTGACTGGGCTTGAGTACAATGGCCATAGTCTTTGGAGCATGTTTGCGCAAAAACGCAATTTACTGAACCCTAGATTTTATCGATTTTTACAAGAGATCCTACGCTTTAACCGCATTTGCAAAGAACTGTATGAGCAAGACAATTTTCCTTATGCCTCATTAGGGCAATTCTTAGACGAGCAAGGTTTTAGCGAGTATTTTTCTCAGCACTATATTTTGCCAATGGGCGCGGCTATTTGGTCGGCAAGTATTGACGATATGCGGGTATTCTCGCTGCAGTTCTTTATTCGCTTTTTCCATCATCACGGCTTGCTTAATGTCAGCGACAGGCCGCAGTGGTATGTCCTTGAAGGCGGCTCACGCAGCTATATTCCAGGTTTAACCGCGCCATATGCGGACAAGATACACCTTAATACGCCAATCAAGCAGGTGAAGCGCAGCGATGATGGTGTTGAACTTACACTTAATAACGGTGAAGTTAAGCTTTTTGATGATGTGGTACTTGCGTGTCATAGCGATCAGGCGTTAGCCATGCTGAGTGATGCCAGTGATGATGAGAAACGGTTGCTGAGTGATTTGGCTTATCAAAACAACGAGGTAGTGCTGCACACAGACACCGGTTTGTTGCCAAAGCGCAAGGCTGCGTGGGCAAGTTGGAACTATCGTTTAGATGGGGCGAGCCAGGCGGAGCTGTTGTCACGACCTGCGAGTGTGACCTATAACATGAATATTCTGCAGCGATTGCCTAAAGGCTCACCGACGTTTTGTGTAACCTTAAACCAAACGCAACTGATTGATGAGTCGAAAATCTTACGTAAGTTTAACTATGCTCATCCAGTATTTAATCAAGCAGCGAGCGATGCTCAGGCTCAGCGCGGACTTATTAATGGTAAAAACAATACCTATTTTGCTGGCGCATATTGGTATAACGGTTTTCATGAAGACGGTGTGCGCAGCGCGGTTGATGTGTGCAATATGCTTGGGGTTGAACTCTAA
- a CDS encoding SDR family NAD(P)-dependent oxidoreductase — protein sequence MPCVLITGASSGIGYSLAKHYFDQGWQVIACGRNSAKLALLEESCLAASCAISFDNNSSTGCVQGKIHQLSFDITNKQQVLSAGEQLKQLIADENLSLTQVVLNAGSCEYIDDVSRFDSDLFARVINTNVVATGFCLEAFLPLLVEDGRIALMSSSAIYLPFPRAQAYGASKAAVTYLAESLRVDLQASKRHVSVIHPGFVQTPLTDKNDFSMPMRISSEQAASYIYQGMKVGRNDIHFPRRFTYMLKLLGMLPTFIKLKLLGADANNKSSRNKQDSGPKLTSNSKSSATKRVKQV from the coding sequence ATGCCTTGTGTCCTTATTACCGGGGCCAGTTCGGGCATTGGCTACAGTCTAGCAAAACATTATTTTGATCAGGGTTGGCAGGTCATTGCTTGCGGGCGCAACAGCGCTAAGTTAGCGTTGCTGGAGGAATCATGTTTGGCGGCTAGTTGTGCAATCTCGTTCGACAACAACTCATCGACCGGTTGTGTTCAAGGCAAGATTCATCAGCTTAGTTTTGATATTACCAACAAGCAGCAGGTGTTATCTGCCGGTGAGCAACTAAAGCAGCTCATTGCCGATGAAAATCTAAGCCTCACTCAAGTTGTGCTTAATGCGGGAAGTTGCGAGTACATAGATGATGTGTCGCGTTTTGACAGTGACCTGTTTGCTAGGGTCATCAATACTAATGTTGTTGCAACAGGTTTTTGCTTAGAGGCCTTTTTGCCGCTGTTAGTCGAGGATGGGCGCATTGCTTTAATGAGTTCGAGCGCAATTTATTTGCCGTTTCCCCGTGCTCAAGCCTATGGCGCATCAAAAGCTGCAGTAACTTATTTGGCAGAAAGCTTGCGCGTAGATCTCCAAGCATCTAAGCGACATGTCAGTGTCATCCATCCAGGGTTTGTTCAAACACCGTTAACTGACAAAAATGATTTTTCGATGCCAATGCGCATCTCTAGTGAGCAAGCAGCAAGTTATATTTATCAAGGCATGAAAGTTGGCCGCAATGATATTCATTTCCCTAGGCGATTCACCTATATGTTGAAGTTATTAGGCATGTTGCCGACATTTATCAAGCTCAAACTATTAGGGGCTGATGCTAACAACAAAAGTTCTCGTAACAAGCAAGATTCTGGACCGAAATTAACATCAAATAGCAAATCATCAGCAACTAAACGGGTGAAACAGGTTTAA
- a CDS encoding nuclear transport factor 2 family protein, protein MADASNLASVPASTTHGTEVKLAKSESVQGINAQGVEAELPSAIANFIAMYQKLGKDNLSLLDEVYNEQIEFKDPLHHIKGLQQLKHYFAGMYENVLAIKFDIHQVDISSGQPQSLDVRHASVFWTMTYQHPKLAKGEPIEVEGMSQLKFADKVMFHRDYFDGAAMVYQHIPVLGWAINKIKQRVATDE, encoded by the coding sequence ATGGCTGATGCCAGCAACCTAGCGAGTGTGCCAGCAAGCACTACGCACGGCACAGAGGTTAAGTTAGCTAAAAGTGAAAGCGTACAGGGCATTAATGCTCAAGGCGTTGAAGCTGAGCTGCCTAGTGCTATTGCAAATTTTATCGCGATGTATCAGAAGCTAGGTAAAGATAATTTGAGCCTACTTGATGAAGTCTATAACGAGCAAATCGAGTTTAAAGATCCGCTTCATCACATCAAAGGATTGCAACAGCTGAAGCACTACTTTGCTGGCATGTATGAAAACGTGCTTGCCATCAAGTTCGATATTCACCAGGTTGATATCAGTTCAGGTCAGCCGCAGAGTTTAGATGTTCGACATGCCAGCGTGTTTTGGACTATGACCTATCAACACCCCAAACTCGCCAAGGGTGAGCCAATTGAAGTTGAAGGCATGAGCCAACTCAAATTTGCCGACAAGGTGATGTTCCACAGGGACTACTTCGATGGAGCAGCTATGGTTTATCAACACATACCTGTGCTTGGTTGGGCGATTAACAAAATTAAACAGCGGGTGGCAACAGATGAGTAA
- a CDS encoding YgjV family protein gives MNITEFSYQVIAQCIGFIAMIFGWRACTQNSHSGFMRNNMLASLLTAIHLGLMGSMAGMANQLINMGRFTAGQSRRCRTGARPLILATGFSLIALLQGILWAQHWSEWCAVGAGVFSSFAVLYLAQNKLKLAFVLTNLMNLSLSLYLLSWSGMIYQVVAIGLLLKQIHLEGDVEGEINLEGSDAGMEASKA, from the coding sequence ATGAATATTACTGAGTTTAGCTATCAAGTGATTGCCCAATGCATTGGCTTTATTGCCATGATTTTTGGCTGGCGCGCTTGCACCCAAAACTCACACTCAGGCTTTATGCGCAACAATATGTTGGCATCACTGCTCACCGCAATACACCTAGGGTTAATGGGCAGCATGGCGGGTATGGCTAATCAGCTGATTAATATGGGGCGCTTTACTGCAGGGCAAAGCAGGCGTTGCCGTACAGGGGCAAGGCCACTAATACTCGCCACAGGATTTAGTTTAATCGCCCTATTACAAGGGATTTTGTGGGCGCAGCATTGGAGCGAATGGTGCGCGGTTGGCGCTGGGGTGTTCAGCAGCTTTGCGGTGCTATATTTAGCACAAAACAAACTAAAGCTGGCGTTTGTGCTTACCAACTTGATGAACCTAAGCCTTTCTTTATATTTACTTTCTTGGTCTGGGATGATTTACCAAGTTGTCGCAATCGGTTTGTTGCTCAAGCAAATTCATCTCGAAGGCGATGTTGAGGGTGAGATAAACCTTGAAGGTAGTGACGCAGGCATGGAAGCATCTAAAGCCTAG